In Synergistaceae bacterium, the genomic stretch CCACCCACCCTGTTCAGCGGCGGCTTATTTGCACATCAGAGGGGTTTATTTCTCATTCAGGAATTTATACGCGGACTCAGCTGCGTACTTGAAAATATTTTTGCGGATATTATTACTTAATGGGGAGGAAAAAATTTTTATCACATTTTTTGTGTCAACCTTAGTTAATTGCGCAAGTAAAATAGTCTCGTCGCGGTTGAAATTTTTTGTACTGCAAAATTGCATAATGTCAGGTGCAATACCCCATAAATTAAGCCAATTCCATATAAATCTCCAGTCAGACGCGTCTGCAGGCACAATTTTTTCACATAATAATTTCATGTTCCAGTATAAATTTGCTAATAAATCATTGTCGGGCTGATCGTCCAATAAATATTTTAATACAGCTTTTGACCATTTGAACGCCGTTAATATCGTGTCAGGTGCTTTGCGAATATTTAACATATCTTCGTAGATGTCAATATCTTCGACTCTGTAATTTTTCCCTTTGGGCTTGCGTTTAAGTGCGAAGGTTCCCCAGCAAAACGGCTCTGAATCTCCTCCGAAACTATTTTTGCCGGCTGTAGGCATTGTCGCTGTAATTATTCCGTACTCCTTCAAAAAAAGTTTTGTCCATAAAGTATTCTCGCCGTAACTTTTGCGAAATAATATAACGCCCGACGATTTTATGACGTAATCACTTGGCATTAATAAGCCCCTTTTTTCGAGAATATTATATAAATTGTCTTAATGAGAATTACTATATCAAGCCACACAGACCAATTGCGAATATAATATAAATTCATTTCGCGCCGGATGTATTTATCTTTGCTGTTACTTCTGCTGACCTGCCATAAGCCAGTCAAACCAGGTTTAACTGCATAAATTTTTTGTGCAATATAATCACCGTAAATTAAATCTACATCTTTCTGAATTAACGGATGAGGCCCGACAAGACTCATTTCTCCGCGTAAGACATTAAATAATTGCGGGAGTTCATCAATATTGAAGCGTAATAAAAATTTTCCCGTTTTCGTATTTCTTGCAGCACGAAATTTGTAGATTCTAAAATGTTTCGTTTTCCAGCCGACCCGCTTTTGTGTGCAGAAAATAGAGTCTTTGCGCCTAAATTTTATTATCAACGCTGTAATAATCATGACCGGCGAGAAAATTATAATTGCAGTCAATGCGCCGATATAGTCAATTAAATTTTTTATCACGCGGTTAAACGGGTTTAATAGTCCCTGCGAGGCTGATATTACGGGCATTCCGTCAACGTCCTTAATCGAGGCCGAAAAAGTCGTAAGCATATACATATCTGGGATATAATGAACTTGCCTGACCTGAAATTCTACAATGTCTAAAATGTGAGTTAATAATTTTCTTGATGCTGTAGAAATTGCGACTGCTGCTTCATCGATTCTGTACTGATTATAAATTGTCTCAAAGTCTTCAAGTCTGCCCAAAACTTTGAAACCTGCGATAATTTTTCCTTGTTTATTCTTGTCATCGTCGAGAAAGCCTATTACTTTGCAAGCTGTGAAGGGGTGTGAGATTATAGTTTTCGCGAAAATTTCACCCGCCCGGCCTGCTCCTAATATTATAATGTTAGTCGATAGAATCCCGGCAGCAAATAAAATTCTCCGGAACAAGTAACGCGCTAACAGGCACAACGGCACAAATATAATAATGCTTACAACTATAATAAATCTCGAAATATCAAATTTTTGCGAATAAAGATATAAAGCTATCACGAGTAAAACAAGTACGGCAGATTTTAGAATTGTCTCGAGTTCGTCCCAGATAATCCAGTTCTTGAAGTCGTATAATGAATTGAAGTAGAAGACAGCCAGCACAGTCCCAATAAAGAACGCTTTTACTTCAAATGAGAAGCCCGCCGGGTTATTTTGCGTGAACCATATTGACACGACTAATAAAAAACTCAGCCAATACAAAAACGCGTCAATGGCTGCCTGTGTAAACGCTAGTAAAGTTCTTATTATTCCAGAATATTTATTCATAATCGTCAACTATTGAAAGATTCAGATTTTATCATGAATCAATCAAGTCAACCCCTTTTTTCAAGTCTAAAATTTTAAATTTGCGTTGATTATATCATTAAATTACTTGTTATAATGAGTCAATTCATATTAGCACAGGAGAAATATTTTAA encodes the following:
- a CDS encoding recombination protein O N-terminal domain-containing protein, giving the protein MPSDYVIKSSGVILFRKSYGENTLWTKLFLKEYGIITATMPTAGKNSFGGDSEPFCWGTFALKRKPKGKNYRVEDIDIYEDMLNIRKAPDTILTAFKWSKAVLKYLLDDQPDNDLLANLYWNMKLLCEKIVPADASDWRFIWNWLNLWGIAPDIMQFCSTKNFNRDETILLAQLTKVDTKNVIKIFSSPLSNNIRKNIFKYAAESAYKFLNEK
- a CDS encoding sugar transferase; translated protein: MNKYSGIIRTLLAFTQAAIDAFLYWLSFLLVVSIWFTQNNPAGFSFEVKAFFIGTVLAVFYFNSLYDFKNWIIWDELETILKSAVLVLLVIALYLYSQKFDISRFIIVVSIIIFVPLCLLARYLFRRILFAAGILSTNIIILGAGRAGEIFAKTIISHPFTACKVIGFLDDDKNKQGKIIAGFKVLGRLEDFETIYNQYRIDEAAVAISTASRKLLTHILDIVEFQVRQVHYIPDMYMLTTFSASIKDVDGMPVISASQGLLNPFNRVIKNLIDYIGALTAIIIFSPVMIITALIIKFRRKDSIFCTQKRVGWKTKHFRIYKFRAARNTKTGKFLLRFNIDELPQLFNVLRGEMSLVGPHPLIQKDVDLIYGDYIAQKIYAVKPGLTGLWQVSRSNSKDKYIRREMNLYYIRNWSVWLDIVILIKTIYIIFSKKGAY